The Candidatus Dechloromonas phosphoritropha genome includes a region encoding these proteins:
- the msrA gene encoding peptide-methionine (S)-S-oxide reductase MsrA, protein MALATFAGGCFWCLDAVFSQVKGVYRVTSGYCGGYNANPTYEEVCSGSTGHAEVVRISFDSERISYRQLLEVFFAIHDPTTLNRQEADVGTQYRSAIFVHSPEQRCEVLEVIASLAAVFAPPAVIVTEIADASEFYPAEPYHQGYFAANPDQGYCAVVINPKVAAFRRKFAALLSDPE, encoded by the coding sequence ATGGCGTTGGCAACATTCGCTGGCGGTTGCTTTTGGTGCCTCGATGCGGTTTTTTCGCAAGTGAAAGGGGTTTACCGTGTTACCTCTGGCTATTGCGGCGGTTACAACGCGAACCCGACGTATGAGGAGGTCTGTTCGGGGTCAACGGGCCACGCAGAGGTGGTCAGGATCAGCTTCGATTCCGAGCGCATTTCATACCGCCAGCTACTAGAGGTGTTCTTTGCCATTCATGACCCGACTACCTTGAATCGGCAGGAGGCAGACGTCGGAACGCAATACCGGTCGGCGATCTTCGTCCACTCTCCGGAGCAGCGGTGCGAGGTGTTGGAGGTGATTGCAAGCTTGGCAGCGGTCTTCGCACCGCCCGCTGTCATCGTTACCGAGATTGCCGACGCATCGGAGTTCTATCCGGCCGAGCCGTATCATCAGGGTTATTTTGCGGCCAATCCCGACCAAGGTTACTGTGCCGTAGTCATCAATCCGAAGGTTGCAGCTTTCCGAAGGAAATTCGCGGCGCTACTTAGCGACCCCGAATAG